The following are from one region of the Halictus rubicundus isolate RS-2024b chromosome 15, iyHalRubi1_principal, whole genome shotgun sequence genome:
- the Prp39 gene encoding pre-mRNA processing factor 39 isoform X1 has protein sequence MSSASGDESEIALIEPVRRTRSSRTRKTAVVAKKSPVKKLLARATRSPKKVQEIEEVEEEGPVFHSEVIMESIPENGVQRFSDIIQQHHEDESSMLHLELDDSTDTAVHEINMNQSVQIEEDQENVPDSETSESQLDQATVVSDHMIIEEGSMDKVDMLHDQEQIDMEGQDTSNDDTNQRVLIDFQEVITDDGEHITQVTEILESEEIESEHVLTEDPGIEVMEVDDSEHEVPEVIENITETLPEQIETTEISEIAEVMETTSGECSPQSTIKKTEPDTEAVSEDELPTEAAAKEPETEAVSDEELPAAAPADLGETESVSEDELPPDSEKKKKSGIKAMSKTPEKKNKVEGGSKRKLNAEGEYDPSSPTSENNDETPAKKVALSTETDAADCKQETKPASPKKKTLPELEKYWKAVNEDPSDFTGWTYLLQYVDQENDAEAAREAYTKFLERYPYCYGYWRKFADYEKKKGNPENVQRVFDQGLKAISLSVDLWLHYINHCKTVYEKDEEKLREQYERAIQACGLEFRSDRLWESYIKWELEGKRLSKVTALYDRLLCTPTLGYISHFDAFQEFVSSNLPNRILSVDDFLALRAEVKALLKSDDNSTTSATDDAPPGEEPPPHELPPTDEETRAIREKIISSRRKMHKANINAVAARWSFEEGIKRPYFHVKPLERCQLKNWKEYLDFEIEQKDQSRIIILFERCLIACALYDEFWMRFVRYLESLKGDNVEKIRDVYSRACMVHHPKKPNLHLQWATFEEGQGNFEKAANILENIDNALPNMLQVAYRRINLERRRADLDKACTLYENYISNSKNRTIANNIAVKYARFLCKVKNDVDKAIKVLLKATEKDKDNPRLYLQLIDLGMQRTPVDTQEIVGYMDMFIEREHADLEQRVLFAQRKVEFLEDFSPDIRQVLKAHEQFQKCIKQAKERKKTKSDDTKADTSPPKKVKTGDQSSIPPPPSVSSQSSYQYSSGPSGPYQSQQQFQSSQYGGQGGYQQGYQQYPPPSDPNYANYNWQYGQGGPQAYGPYNQWGSYNYY, from the exons ATGTCGTCCGCGAGTGGTGACGAGAGCGAGATTGCTTTAATTGAACCTG TGCGACGCACGAGGTCCAGCCGTACGCGCAAAACCGCCGTCGTGGCGAAGAAGTCGCCCGTTAAGAAACTTCTGGCGCGAGCAACACGTTCGCCCAAAAAAGTCCAGGAAATCGAGGAGGTCGAA GAGGAGGGACCTGTGTTCCATAGTGAAGTTATTATGGAAAGCATTCCAGAGAATGGAGTGCAAAGATTCAGCGACATAATCCAGCAACATCACGAAGATGAATCATCTATGCTGCATTTGGAGCTGGATGATTCAACTGATACAGCTGTTCATGAAATCAATATGAATCAAAGCGTTCAGATCGAGGAGGATCAAGAAAATGTACCTGATTCAGAAACATCCGAGTCACAACTT GACCAGGCTACCGTGGTATCAGATCACATGATCATAGAAGAGGGTAGTATGGACAAAGTGGACATGTTACACGACCAAGAACAAATTGACATGGAGGGACAAGATACAAGCAACGACGATACAAATCAACGCGTGTTAATAGACTTCCAAGAGGTGATAACTGACGACGGGGAGCATATAACTCAAGTGACCGAGATTCTAGAGTCCGAGGAAATCGAATCTGAGCATGTTTTAACCGAGGATCCCGGTATTGAAGTGATGGAAGTGGACGATTCTGAGCATGAAGTACCGGAAGtgatagagaatattaccgaAACGTTGCCGGAACAAATAGAGACAACTGAGATATCAGAAATCGCTGAGGTGATGGAGACCACCAGCGGAGAGTGCTCGCCTCAGAGTACTATCAAGAAAACGGAGCCGGACACGGAAGCTGTGTCCGAGGATGAATTGCCAACTGAAGCTGCAGCAAAG GAGCCCGAGACAGAAGCGGTGTCCGATGAAGAATTGCCAGCTGCAGCTCCCGCAGATTTGGGAGAAACAGAGTCGGTCTCGGAGGACGAGTTGCCTCCGGAcagcgagaagaagaagaagagcgggATAAAGGCGATGAGCAAGACTccggaaaagaaaaacaaagtcGAAGGTGGAA GTAAACGTAAATTGAACGCGGAAGGAGAGTATGATCCTAGTTCACCGACATCTGAAAATAACGACGAGACGCCGGCCAAAAAAGTGGCGCTCTCGACGGAGACGGATGCAGCGGACTGTAAGCAAGAAACTAAGCCAGCATCACCAAAGAAAAAAACTCTACCCGAGCTGGAAAAGTATTGGAAAGCTGTTAACGAAGATCCGTCCGATTTTACGGGGTGGACGTACCTTCTGCAGTACGTTGATCAAGAA AATGATGCGGAAGCAGCCCGCGAAGCGTATACGAAATTTTTGGAGCGTTATCCATATTGCTACGGTTACTGGAGAAAGTTCGCCGATTACGAGAAGAAGAAGGGCAACCCCGAAAATGTCCAAAGG GTATTCGACCAAGGTTTGAAAGCTATTTCGCTCAGTGTCGACCTTTGGCTGCATTACATCAACCACTGCAAAACCGTCTACGAAAAGGACGAAGAAAAGCTACGCGAACAATACGAAAGAGCCATTCAAGCGTGTGGTCTTGAGTTTAG ATCCGATCGTCTTTGGGAAAGTTACATAAAGTGGGAGCTCGAAGGCAAACGCCTCAGCAAAGTGACTGCCTTGTACGACAGATTGCTATGCACACCCACGCTCGGCTATATCTCTCATTTCGACGCGTTCCAAGAATTCGTCTCCTCGAACCTACCGAATCGCATTTTGAGCGTCGACGATTTCCTCGCGCTCCGCGCAGAGGTCAAGGCACTGTTGAAGTCCGATGACAACAGCACCACTTCCGCAACAGACGATGCACCACCCGGAGAGGAACCTCCGCCGCACGAACTTCCGCCAACAGACGAGGAGACTCGTGCTATCAGAGAGAAAATTATCAGCAGTAGACGCAAAATGCACAAAGCCAATATCAACGCTGTCGCTGCTAGGTGGTCGTTCGAGGAGGGA ATCAAAAGACCATACTTCCACGTGAAACCATTGGAACGGTGtcagttaaaaaattggaaagagTATCTGGACTTTGAGATCGAACAAAAAGATCAGAGCCGGATAATCATCCTATTCGAGAGGTGCTTGATAGCGTGCGCTCTGTACGACGAGTTCTGGATGCGG TTCGTTCGTTACTTGGAATCGTTGAAGGGCGACAACGTGGAGAAAATAAGGGACGTGTACTCCAGAGCCTGTATGGTTCACCATCCGAAGAAGCCTAATCTGCATTTGCAGTGGGCTACGTTCGAAGAGGGTCAGGGTAACTTCGAGAAAGCCGCGAACATATTGGAGAACATCGACAACGCGTTGCCGAACATGTTGCAAGTGGCATACCGGCGAATAAACTTGGAACGCAGGAGGGCGGACCTGGACAAGGCTTGTACATTGTATGAAAATTACATTAGCAACAGTAAGAACAGAACGATCGCGAACAACATCGCGGTGAAGTACGCACGGTTTCTGTGTAAAGTGAAAAACGACGTGGACAAGGCGATTAAAGTATTACTAAAGGCCACGGAGAAAGACAAGGACAATCCGAGGCTTTACTTGCAACTGATCGATCTGGGGATGCAGAGGACACCCGTCGACACGCAGGAGATCGTCGGCTATATGGACATGTTCATAGAACGCGAGCACGCCGATCTTGAACAACGGGTACTATTCGCGCAACGCAAAGTAGAGTTCCTCGAGGACTTCAGCCCGGACATACGACAGGTGCTGAAGGCGCACGAGCAATTCCAGAAATGCATTAAACAGGCGAAGGAGCGGAAGAAGACGAAAAGCGACGACACGAAAGC GGATACTTCTCCACCAAAGAAAGTTAAAACTGGCGATCAGTCGAGCATACCACCCCCGCCTTCCGTCAGCTCGCAGTCGTCGTATCAGTACAGCAGTGGACCCAGCGGGCCTTACCAGTCCCAGCAACAGTTCCAGAGCAGTCAGTACGGCGGACAAGGCGGCTACCAGCAAGGCTATCAACAGTATCCGCCACCGTCTGATCCGAATTACGCCAATTACAATTGGCAATATGGACAAGGTGGACCTCAAGCGTACGGACCTTACAACCAGTGGGGATCGTACAATTATTACTAG
- the Prp39 gene encoding pre-mRNA processing factor 39 isoform X2, with protein sequence MQLKDQATVVSDHMIIEEGSMDKVDMLHDQEQIDMEGQDTSNDDTNQRVLIDFQEVITDDGEHITQVTEILESEEIESEHVLTEDPGIEVMEVDDSEHEVPEVIENITETLPEQIETTEISEIAEVMETTSGECSPQSTIKKTEPDTEAVSEDELPTEAAAKEPETEAVSDEELPAAAPADLGETESVSEDELPPDSEKKKKSGIKAMSKTPEKKNKVEGGSKRKLNAEGEYDPSSPTSENNDETPAKKVALSTETDAADCKQETKPASPKKKTLPELEKYWKAVNEDPSDFTGWTYLLQYVDQENDAEAAREAYTKFLERYPYCYGYWRKFADYEKKKGNPENVQRVFDQGLKAISLSVDLWLHYINHCKTVYEKDEEKLREQYERAIQACGLEFRSDRLWESYIKWELEGKRLSKVTALYDRLLCTPTLGYISHFDAFQEFVSSNLPNRILSVDDFLALRAEVKALLKSDDNSTTSATDDAPPGEEPPPHELPPTDEETRAIREKIISSRRKMHKANINAVAARWSFEEGIKRPYFHVKPLERCQLKNWKEYLDFEIEQKDQSRIIILFERCLIACALYDEFWMRFVRYLESLKGDNVEKIRDVYSRACMVHHPKKPNLHLQWATFEEGQGNFEKAANILENIDNALPNMLQVAYRRINLERRRADLDKACTLYENYISNSKNRTIANNIAVKYARFLCKVKNDVDKAIKVLLKATEKDKDNPRLYLQLIDLGMQRTPVDTQEIVGYMDMFIEREHADLEQRVLFAQRKVEFLEDFSPDIRQVLKAHEQFQKCIKQAKERKKTKSDDTKADTSPPKKVKTGDQSSIPPPPSVSSQSSYQYSSGPSGPYQSQQQFQSSQYGGQGGYQQGYQQYPPPSDPNYANYNWQYGQGGPQAYGPYNQWGSYNYY encoded by the exons atgcAGCTGAAA GACCAGGCTACCGTGGTATCAGATCACATGATCATAGAAGAGGGTAGTATGGACAAAGTGGACATGTTACACGACCAAGAACAAATTGACATGGAGGGACAAGATACAAGCAACGACGATACAAATCAACGCGTGTTAATAGACTTCCAAGAGGTGATAACTGACGACGGGGAGCATATAACTCAAGTGACCGAGATTCTAGAGTCCGAGGAAATCGAATCTGAGCATGTTTTAACCGAGGATCCCGGTATTGAAGTGATGGAAGTGGACGATTCTGAGCATGAAGTACCGGAAGtgatagagaatattaccgaAACGTTGCCGGAACAAATAGAGACAACTGAGATATCAGAAATCGCTGAGGTGATGGAGACCACCAGCGGAGAGTGCTCGCCTCAGAGTACTATCAAGAAAACGGAGCCGGACACGGAAGCTGTGTCCGAGGATGAATTGCCAACTGAAGCTGCAGCAAAG GAGCCCGAGACAGAAGCGGTGTCCGATGAAGAATTGCCAGCTGCAGCTCCCGCAGATTTGGGAGAAACAGAGTCGGTCTCGGAGGACGAGTTGCCTCCGGAcagcgagaagaagaagaagagcgggATAAAGGCGATGAGCAAGACTccggaaaagaaaaacaaagtcGAAGGTGGAA GTAAACGTAAATTGAACGCGGAAGGAGAGTATGATCCTAGTTCACCGACATCTGAAAATAACGACGAGACGCCGGCCAAAAAAGTGGCGCTCTCGACGGAGACGGATGCAGCGGACTGTAAGCAAGAAACTAAGCCAGCATCACCAAAGAAAAAAACTCTACCCGAGCTGGAAAAGTATTGGAAAGCTGTTAACGAAGATCCGTCCGATTTTACGGGGTGGACGTACCTTCTGCAGTACGTTGATCAAGAA AATGATGCGGAAGCAGCCCGCGAAGCGTATACGAAATTTTTGGAGCGTTATCCATATTGCTACGGTTACTGGAGAAAGTTCGCCGATTACGAGAAGAAGAAGGGCAACCCCGAAAATGTCCAAAGG GTATTCGACCAAGGTTTGAAAGCTATTTCGCTCAGTGTCGACCTTTGGCTGCATTACATCAACCACTGCAAAACCGTCTACGAAAAGGACGAAGAAAAGCTACGCGAACAATACGAAAGAGCCATTCAAGCGTGTGGTCTTGAGTTTAG ATCCGATCGTCTTTGGGAAAGTTACATAAAGTGGGAGCTCGAAGGCAAACGCCTCAGCAAAGTGACTGCCTTGTACGACAGATTGCTATGCACACCCACGCTCGGCTATATCTCTCATTTCGACGCGTTCCAAGAATTCGTCTCCTCGAACCTACCGAATCGCATTTTGAGCGTCGACGATTTCCTCGCGCTCCGCGCAGAGGTCAAGGCACTGTTGAAGTCCGATGACAACAGCACCACTTCCGCAACAGACGATGCACCACCCGGAGAGGAACCTCCGCCGCACGAACTTCCGCCAACAGACGAGGAGACTCGTGCTATCAGAGAGAAAATTATCAGCAGTAGACGCAAAATGCACAAAGCCAATATCAACGCTGTCGCTGCTAGGTGGTCGTTCGAGGAGGGA ATCAAAAGACCATACTTCCACGTGAAACCATTGGAACGGTGtcagttaaaaaattggaaagagTATCTGGACTTTGAGATCGAACAAAAAGATCAGAGCCGGATAATCATCCTATTCGAGAGGTGCTTGATAGCGTGCGCTCTGTACGACGAGTTCTGGATGCGG TTCGTTCGTTACTTGGAATCGTTGAAGGGCGACAACGTGGAGAAAATAAGGGACGTGTACTCCAGAGCCTGTATGGTTCACCATCCGAAGAAGCCTAATCTGCATTTGCAGTGGGCTACGTTCGAAGAGGGTCAGGGTAACTTCGAGAAAGCCGCGAACATATTGGAGAACATCGACAACGCGTTGCCGAACATGTTGCAAGTGGCATACCGGCGAATAAACTTGGAACGCAGGAGGGCGGACCTGGACAAGGCTTGTACATTGTATGAAAATTACATTAGCAACAGTAAGAACAGAACGATCGCGAACAACATCGCGGTGAAGTACGCACGGTTTCTGTGTAAAGTGAAAAACGACGTGGACAAGGCGATTAAAGTATTACTAAAGGCCACGGAGAAAGACAAGGACAATCCGAGGCTTTACTTGCAACTGATCGATCTGGGGATGCAGAGGACACCCGTCGACACGCAGGAGATCGTCGGCTATATGGACATGTTCATAGAACGCGAGCACGCCGATCTTGAACAACGGGTACTATTCGCGCAACGCAAAGTAGAGTTCCTCGAGGACTTCAGCCCGGACATACGACAGGTGCTGAAGGCGCACGAGCAATTCCAGAAATGCATTAAACAGGCGAAGGAGCGGAAGAAGACGAAAAGCGACGACACGAAAGC GGATACTTCTCCACCAAAGAAAGTTAAAACTGGCGATCAGTCGAGCATACCACCCCCGCCTTCCGTCAGCTCGCAGTCGTCGTATCAGTACAGCAGTGGACCCAGCGGGCCTTACCAGTCCCAGCAACAGTTCCAGAGCAGTCAGTACGGCGGACAAGGCGGCTACCAGCAAGGCTATCAACAGTATCCGCCACCGTCTGATCCGAATTACGCCAATTACAATTGGCAATATGGACAAGGTGGACCTCAAGCGTACGGACCTTACAACCAGTGGGGATCGTACAATTATTACTAG